In Callospermophilus lateralis isolate mCalLat2 chromosome 4, mCalLat2.hap1, whole genome shotgun sequence, one genomic interval encodes:
- the Cpm gene encoding carboxypeptidase M isoform X3, with amino-acid sequence MPSMNPDGFEAVKKPDCFYSNGRENYNQYDLNRNFPDAFEYNNVSRQPETLAVMKWLKSETFVLSANLHGGALVASYPFDNGVQATGTLLSRSLTPDDDVFQHLAHTYASRNPNMTKGDQCKNKMNFPNGVTNGYSWYPLQGGMQDYNYIWAQCFEITLELSCCKYPREEKLPYFWNDNKASLIEYIKQVHLGVKGQVFDQNGNPLPNVIVEVEDRKHICPFRTNKFGEYYLLLLPGSYTINVTVPGHDPHLTKVVIPEKSQNFSALKKDFLLSFQGQVDSILVSNLSCPVIPLYKTLQSLSAATKPSLFLFLVTLLHIFFK; translated from the exons ATGCCATCAATGAACCCAGATGGCTTCGAAGCTGTCAAAAAGCCTGACTGTTTCTACAGTAACGGAAG GGAAAATTATAACCAGTAtgacctgaatagaaatttccctGATGCCTTTGAATATAATAATGTATCAAGGCAGCCTGAAACTCTGGCAGTCATGAAGTGGCTGAAATCGGAGACATTTGTCCTCTCTGCAAACCTCCATGGTGGTGCATTGGTGGCCAGTTACCCATTTGATAATGGTGTTCAAG CAACTGGAACATTGCTCTcccgaagcttaactcctgatgaTGATGTTTTTCAACATCTTGCACATACCTATGCTTCAAGAAATCCCAACATGACTAAAGGAGATCagtgtaaaaataaaatgaactttccTAATGGAGTTACAAATGGTTACTCTTGGTATCCACTCCAAG GTGGAATGCAAGACTACAACTACATCTGGGCCCAGTGTTTTGAAATTACACTGGAGCTGTCATGCTGTAAATATCCTCGTGAGGAAAAGCTGCCATACTTTTGGAATGATAACAAGGCCTCATTAATTGAATATATAAAACAGGTGCACCTAG GTGTAAAGGGTCAAGTTTTTGATCAGAATGGAAATCCATTACCCAATGTGATTGTGGAAGTTGAAGACAGAAAACACATCTGCCCATTTAGAACCAACAAATTTGGAGAGTACTATCTACTTCTCTTGCCTGGGTCCTATACAATAAAT GTTACAGTCCCTGGACATGATCCACATCTCACAAAGGTGGTTATTCCAGAGAAATCCCAGAACTTCAGTGCTCTTAAAAAGGATTTTCTACTTTCATTCCAAGGGCAAGTGGATTCTATCCTAGTATCAAATCTTTCATGCCCAGTGATTCCTCTATACAAAACATTGCAGAGCCTCTCAGCTGCAACAAAGCCtagtttgttcttgtttttggtGACTCTTTTGcacatatttttcaaataa
- the LOC143397082 gene encoding transcription elongation factor A protein-like 8, whose protein sequence is MQKSCEENEGKQNMPKAEEDHPSEDVPQEPEGNPQPSQEGVSQEAEGNLRGGPAQPGQGFKEDIPVRHLDPEEMIRGIDELERLREEIRRVRNKFVMMHWKQRHSRSRPYPVCFRP, encoded by the coding sequence atgcaaaagtcttgtgaagaaaatgaaggaaaacaGAACATGCCAAAGGCAGAAGAAGACCATCCCTCCGAAGATGTACCACAGGAACCAGAAGGAAACCCTCAACCTTCCCAAGAAGGTGTAAGCCAGGAAGCAGAAGGAAACCTTAGAGGAGGGCCTGCACAACCTGGCCAAGGATTTAAAGAGGACATACCTGTTAGGCATTTGGACCCTGAAGAAATGATTAGAGGAATAGATGAGTTGGAAAGGCTTAGGGAAGAGATCAGAAGAGTAAGAAATAAGTTCGTGATGATGCATTGGAAGCAAAGACATTCACGCAGCCGCCCTTATCCTGTGTGTTTCAGGCCTTGA